One stretch of Thermococcus sp. 21S9 DNA includes these proteins:
- a CDS encoding glycosyltransferase family 4 protein: MESLRIAFVYDVVYPWVKGGVEKRIYELARRLASSHEVHVYGYKHWDGANDIEREGIHYHGTVRVDNLYSGGRRSILPPLLHSLSLVSRLKGERFDVVDCQASPYLPAYSLGLLGMENVLITWHEFWGDYWLDYLGRAGLLGKTLERGLFSFERHVSVSQKTRLDLLNAGLRKPVYLVPNGIDLNLIRSVKHSNLESDFLFVGRLIPEKGVDFLLRSLALLKNEFPDFRAIIAGDGPERGKLELLARELGIDDNVTFTGFLKDYEDVIALMKASKVFAFPSRREGFGMVVLEAMASGLPVVTVEHPMNASMHLVEDGKTGFVVPLEEESFSRALMLAHENSSRLGRIAKGNAEHYDWDEIVRELLTVYGVVE, encoded by the coding sequence ATGGAGAGCCTCAGAATAGCCTTCGTCTATGACGTGGTCTACCCCTGGGTTAAAGGGGGTGTTGAGAAGCGGATTTATGAGCTGGCTAGGCGGTTGGCCAGTTCTCATGAGGTCCACGTCTACGGCTACAAACACTGGGATGGGGCGAATGATATCGAGCGCGAGGGGATTCACTACCACGGTACCGTTCGTGTCGACAACCTGTACTCAGGTGGAAGACGTTCAATTCTCCCTCCACTGCTCCACTCGCTCTCACTCGTCTCCCGGCTCAAGGGCGAGCGCTTTGATGTCGTTGACTGCCAGGCGAGTCCTTATCTCCCCGCGTACTCCCTCGGGCTCCTTGGCATGGAGAACGTCCTCATAACCTGGCACGAGTTCTGGGGTGATTATTGGCTCGACTACCTCGGCCGGGCCGGTCTCCTCGGGAAAACCCTCGAGAGGGGCCTTTTCTCCTTTGAAAGGCACGTTTCCGTCTCCCAGAAGACGAGGCTCGACCTCTTAAACGCCGGTCTCAGGAAGCCGGTTTACCTCGTTCCCAACGGCATAGACCTCAATCTTATTCGTTCGGTAAAGCACTCGAATCTGGAGTCGGATTTCCTCTTCGTTGGCAGATTAATACCCGAGAAGGGCGTTGACTTCCTCCTACGCTCTCTGGCTCTGCTTAAAAATGAGTTCCCAGACTTCAGGGCAATCATAGCCGGTGACGGCCCCGAACGGGGAAAGCTTGAACTCCTCGCCCGGGAACTTGGAATCGATGATAACGTCACCTTCACGGGCTTTTTGAAGGATTACGAAGACGTTATTGCCCTCATGAAGGCCTCAAAGGTCTTCGCGTTTCCCTCGCGGAGGGAGGGCTTCGGCATGGTCGTCCTCGAGGCGATGGCCTCTGGTCTCCCTGTGGTAACCGTTGAGCACCCTATGAACGCCTCGATGCACCTTGTTGAGGACGGCAAAACGGGCTTCGTCGTTCCTCTGGAGGAGGAATCCTTCTCCCGGGCGCTGATGCTCGCTCATGAGAACTCTTCAAGGCTGGGGAGAATCGCGAAGGGGAATGCCGAACACTATGACTGGGACGAGATTGTTAGGGAGCTTCTCACGGTCTACGGGGTGGTTGAATGA
- a CDS encoding glycosyltransferase, translating into MKVCLIVRRLSTKAGGIAVYTRNLIRTLEREGHEVELSPGERFSYFLWQFFRVPLWLVRSKCDAYHAVGVIEGITLPFFKPKAEKRVTIHDLIPLKHPRKGFKGLFERLFIRLGLISARKCDVVYAVSHLTKVDLVRFAGISEDKIKVVHQPIDERFLIEPPHAGKFREKGKFMVGYISRMDYHKRHALLVELFKQWDNPNARLLLAGTGEEFERVKKLAEGDERIKLLGFIPDEELVEFYDSLDVYVHASKYEGWGLPIVEALAREKPVIVFEDAEIPGEVKGRCVVVSHANFANILDKMCLDKKFLKKLSISKLEALKTLLQ; encoded by the coding sequence ATGAAGGTCTGCCTGATAGTCCGGCGCTTGAGCACCAAAGCTGGAGGAATCGCCGTCTACACAAGGAACTTAATCAGGACCCTCGAGCGGGAGGGGCACGAGGTCGAGCTGTCGCCCGGCGAGAGGTTTTCGTACTTCCTCTGGCAGTTCTTCAGGGTTCCCCTCTGGCTCGTCCGTTCGAAATGCGATGCCTACCATGCCGTCGGCGTTATAGAGGGTATAACGCTCCCGTTCTTCAAGCCGAAGGCGGAAAAGCGGGTCACGATACACGATTTAATCCCCCTGAAGCACCCGAGGAAGGGATTCAAAGGCCTCTTCGAGCGCCTCTTCATTCGCCTCGGTCTTATCTCGGCGAGGAAATGCGACGTGGTTTACGCAGTCTCCCACCTGACGAAGGTCGATTTGGTCCGCTTCGCGGGTATTTCAGAGGATAAGATAAAGGTCGTTCACCAGCCGATAGACGAGCGCTTTCTCATTGAACCACCCCATGCCGGGAAGTTCAGGGAGAAGGGGAAGTTCATGGTGGGATACATCTCGAGGATGGACTACCACAAGAGGCACGCCCTTCTAGTTGAACTGTTCAAGCAGTGGGACAATCCGAACGCCAGACTTCTCTTGGCCGGAACCGGGGAAGAGTTCGAGCGCGTTAAAAAGCTGGCCGAAGGCGATGAGCGGATAAAACTCCTCGGTTTCATACCCGATGAGGAGCTGGTTGAGTTCTATGACTCGCTCGATGTCTACGTTCATGCGTCAAAATACGAGGGCTGGGGCCTGCCGATTGTTGAGGCCCTCGCCAGGGAAAAGCCCGTTATCGTTTTTGAGGATGCAGAGATACCGGGGGAAGTTAAGGGGCGGTGCGTGGTAGTGTCACATGCTAATTTCGCGAATATTCTTGATAAAATGTGTCTTGATAAAAAATTCCTTAAGAAACTCTCCATTTCAAAGTTAGAAGCTTTGAAAACTCTTCTTCAGTGA
- a CDS encoding glycosyltransferase family 2 protein, with protein MGRHRVSVIILNWNSWKTTIEAVESVYTSHFRSYDVIVVDNASTDNSVNRIEKYAQERKPPISVFKLSEEDAKKGKFNKHRYEKLDPNRRLILIKNRENYGFGGGNNVGIKFALSVLNADYILLLNDDALITPETITKLVQTSERTHAGAVAPKILWARNPELIDSAGGEYSKNGYSFDRGKFRPKTEFSTKEEVPTLCAACALYSSKALLEAGLFNDRLFFLYYEDTDLASRIRWAGFPLIYEPSAIAYHYGGKSTGGLEVSDLAVSHSLKGHLICAFLNLPRRYAPLYILGNVLYAVYNVVLRGKVKAVVKGYTMLFRILPEMFREKKRIQKRITEEEFSKLLTLKWRVS; from the coding sequence ATGGGAAGACACAGGGTCTCTGTGATAATCCTCAATTGGAACAGCTGGAAGACCACTATTGAAGCCGTTGAGTCAGTTTATACCTCCCATTTCCGTAGCTATGACGTCATAGTAGTAGACAACGCATCCACTGATAATTCAGTCAATAGGATTGAGAAATACGCCCAAGAAAGGAAACCCCCAATTAGCGTCTTTAAGCTCTCAGAGGAGGACGCCAAAAAAGGTAAGTTCAACAAGCATAGATACGAAAAATTAGACCCCAACAGAAGACTTATCCTGATAAAAAACAGAGAAAATTATGGATTTGGCGGAGGAAACAATGTCGGAATAAAGTTTGCTCTAAGTGTTCTGAATGCAGACTACATACTTCTCCTCAATGATGACGCACTCATAACACCTGAAACAATTACGAAGTTGGTCCAAACATCAGAACGCACACACGCAGGTGCAGTTGCCCCCAAAATCCTCTGGGCAAGGAATCCCGAGTTGATTGACAGTGCAGGGGGAGAATATTCAAAGAACGGATACAGCTTTGATAGGGGAAAATTCAGACCCAAAACAGAATTTTCAACAAAAGAAGAAGTCCCAACATTATGTGCGGCCTGCGCCTTGTACTCTTCTAAGGCATTACTTGAAGCAGGGCTGTTCAATGATAGGTTATTCTTCCTATACTACGAAGACACAGACCTTGCATCAAGAATAAGATGGGCGGGATTCCCATTAATCTACGAACCCTCTGCAATAGCTTACCACTATGGAGGAAAAAGCACGGGGGGACTTGAAGTAAGCGACCTTGCCGTTTCCCATTCTCTCAAGGGGCATCTTATTTGCGCATTTCTGAATCTTCCCAGGAGGTATGCCCCCCTATATATCCTCGGTAACGTGCTCTATGCAGTATACAACGTAGTTCTAAGAGGAAAAGTTAAAGCAGTAGTGAAGGGATACACAATGCTATTCCGCATCCTTCCAGAGATGTTCCGAGAAAAAAAGCGAATACAAAAACGCATCACTGAAGAAGAGTTTTCAAAGCTTCTAACTTTGAAATGGAGAGTTTCTTAA
- a CDS encoding FdtA/QdtA family cupin domain-containing protein, which translates to MSRLDLCRIIEFPIVHDYRGNLTFIEQMRHVPFEIKRIYYLYDVPTGAIRGGHAHIALEQVIISMSGSFRVIIHDGYSQKDFFLNRPHYGLYIPPGMWRELVDFSSNAVALVLASEFYNESDYIRDFEEFQKKVREGFWNESDRRVEEKISRLYGKNKADS; encoded by the coding sequence ATGTCTCGGTTGGATTTATGTAGGATTATAGAGTTTCCCATTGTGCATGATTATAGGGGGAATTTAACATTCATTGAACAAATGAGGCATGTCCCCTTTGAGATAAAAAGAATTTATTACCTCTATGATGTTCCTACCGGCGCTATAAGAGGGGGACATGCTCATATCGCACTTGAGCAGGTAATAATCTCTATGAGTGGGAGCTTTCGCGTCATTATCCATGATGGATACTCCCAAAAGGACTTCTTTTTGAACCGTCCCCACTATGGTTTGTATATTCCCCCTGGGATGTGGAGGGAGCTTGTTGATTTTTCTTCGAATGCTGTTGCTTTGGTTCTCGCGTCTGAGTTTTATAATGAATCTGATTATATCCGGGATTTTGAAGAGTTTCAAAAGAAGGTAAGGGAGGGATTTTGGAATGAGTCAGATAGAAGAGTTGAAGAAAAAATATCAAGATTATACGGAAAAAATAAAGCAGATTCATAG
- a CDS encoding acyltransferase produces MSQIEELKKKYQDYTEKIKQIHRTLESRGVFIHPNALVETENIGSGTRVWAFVHILPGARIGKNCNICDNVFIENDVVVGDNVTIKNGVQLWDGVRIDNNVFIGPNATFTNDPRPRSKQYPPEFTKTYIKEGASIGANATIICGVTIGKWAMVGAGSVVTKDVPDYALVYGVPARIKGWVCECGKDLNFDENGIAKCSCGKEYKKIKDTDGNEIVVRLR; encoded by the coding sequence ATGAGTCAGATAGAAGAGTTGAAGAAAAAATATCAAGATTATACGGAAAAAATAAAGCAGATTCATAGGACTCTTGAATCCCGTGGAGTGTTTATACACCCTAATGCTTTGGTTGAAACTGAAAATATTGGAAGTGGAACTCGAGTTTGGGCATTTGTTCATATTCTCCCTGGCGCAAGAATCGGGAAAAATTGTAATATATGCGATAATGTTTTCATCGAGAATGATGTCGTAGTTGGGGATAATGTTACCATAAAAAATGGCGTTCAGTTATGGGATGGAGTTAGAATTGATAATAATGTTTTCATTGGCCCAAATGCAACGTTTACTAATGACCCCCGCCCAAGGAGTAAACAGTATCCACCAGAATTTACTAAAACGTACATTAAAGAGGGGGCTAGTATCGGGGCTAACGCCACTATAATATGTGGGGTAACTATCGGTAAGTGGGCTATGGTGGGGGCGGGTTCCGTTGTTACAAAAGATGTCCCAGATTATGCACTGGTTTATGGAGTGCCAGCTAGGATTAAAGGATGGGTTTGTGAATGTGGGAAGGACCTTAACTTCGATGAGAACGGCATAGCAAAGTGTAGTTGTGGTAAAGAATACAAAAAGATTAAAGACACTGATGGTAACGAGATTGTGGTGAGACTCAGATGA
- a CDS encoding DegT/DnrJ/EryC1/StrS aminotransferase family protein: protein MIPFVDLKREYQEIGDEILRAIQRVIESGWFILGNELNQFEKEFADYLGVKYAIGVNSGSDALYLAVKALGIHSGDEVITVSHTFISTVDAIVRNGARVVFVDIDPETYTIDVDQLEKSITPKTKAIIPVHLYGHPADMEPIMELAEEYGLYVIEDASQAHGAEYKGKKVGTFGHLACFSFYPTKNLGAYGDAGAIVTNDAELADKLRMMRNYGSPKKYYHDFVGVNSRLDEIQAAVLRIKLKYLDQWNEKRRKIAKLYSELLDNSDVITPSEKEWAKHVYHLYVIRHKNRDKLQQYLSEKGIKTQIHYPVPVHLQKAYLELGYRVRLPITERISSEVLSLPMYPWLSNGEVESIANTVLEFIGR, encoded by the coding sequence ATGATACCCTTTGTGGACCTCAAGAGGGAATACCAAGAGATTGGTGACGAGATACTACGTGCTATTCAAAGGGTCATTGAAAGTGGATGGTTTATCTTGGGGAATGAACTCAACCAATTTGAAAAAGAATTTGCGGATTATCTTGGGGTTAAATATGCTATCGGTGTTAACTCTGGGTCTGATGCACTTTATCTTGCTGTTAAGGCTCTGGGTATACACTCAGGTGATGAAGTAATTACAGTTTCTCATACTTTCATTTCCACCGTTGATGCCATAGTTCGAAACGGTGCACGGGTAGTTTTTGTTGATATCGACCCTGAGACGTACACGATTGATGTTGACCAACTTGAAAAATCCATAACTCCTAAGACAAAAGCTATAATTCCAGTTCATCTGTATGGTCATCCTGCCGATATGGAACCTATAATGGAACTCGCTGAAGAGTATGGGTTGTATGTTATTGAGGATGCAAGTCAGGCTCATGGGGCTGAATATAAGGGTAAAAAAGTTGGTACCTTTGGGCACTTGGCTTGCTTTAGTTTTTACCCAACAAAAAATCTTGGGGCATATGGTGATGCAGGTGCTATAGTGACGAATGATGCAGAACTTGCTGATAAGTTAAGGATGATGAGAAATTATGGTTCCCCTAAAAAGTATTACCACGATTTCGTTGGTGTTAATAGTAGACTTGATGAAATCCAAGCCGCAGTTCTTCGGATAAAACTGAAGTACCTTGACCAATGGAACGAAAAAAGGAGAAAAATTGCAAAGTTATATAGTGAACTTTTAGACAATTCTGATGTTATCACCCCTTCCGAAAAAGAATGGGCAAAGCATGTTTACCATCTCTACGTCATCCGACATAAGAACAGGGATAAACTTCAGCAATACCTCTCGGAAAAAGGAATAAAAACTCAAATACACTACCCCGTTCCGGTTCACCTCCAAAAAGCGTACTTGGAGTTGGGGTATAGGGTCAGGCTTCCCATTACAGAGCGTATCAGTTCAGAAGTCCTCTCTTTGCCGATGTATCCCTGGCTAAGTAATGGAGAAGTTGAGTCCATTGCCAATACCGTCCTTGAGTTCATTGGTCGGTGA
- a CDS encoding glycosyltransferase family A protein, which translates to MTGATGNLKLSCIMLARNLISQGYPFVEAILSVIEYCDEFIVCEGYSTDGTYQILKRLEEHYNDKLIIKRTRWTTKSSMGELFARLLNEAIQESSGDYILKLDPDHVFDKSTIETLLFLAKAKPQVDIFFIPYLYFVGDWIVKPELWAPTFARNTGDVFLGGDSSGFKFTFKGIAKLVLRNLRHPYGVLNSIHYAYVPVPVYHYYAIFPGNYITRIEEHKKFYRNYDWSPYDKVLSKLKFVKDWSAFWEIVAKEIVDTTWSWYGNRKIEKYIGQPPLPELIRPLWGKWTYVVREELFESTHEN; encoded by the coding sequence ATGACTGGAGCTACAGGCAATCTAAAACTTTCTTGTATCATGCTTGCAAGAAATTTGATTTCACAGGGGTACCCATTTGTTGAAGCTATTCTTTCGGTAATAGAGTATTGTGATGAATTCATTGTTTGCGAGGGATATAGCACGGATGGCACGTACCAAATTTTAAAGAGATTGGAAGAGCATTATAATGACAAGCTTATAATAAAACGCACAAGGTGGACGACCAAAAGTAGTATGGGAGAACTATTTGCGAGGCTTCTTAATGAAGCTATCCAGGAAAGTTCGGGGGATTATATCTTAAAACTTGACCCCGATCATGTTTTTGATAAATCGACCATTGAAACTTTACTGTTCCTGGCTAAAGCAAAACCCCAGGTCGATATATTTTTCATTCCCTACTTGTACTTTGTTGGTGATTGGATAGTAAAACCAGAATTGTGGGCACCTACATTTGCGAGAAACACAGGAGATGTTTTCCTTGGAGGTGATAGTTCTGGCTTTAAATTTACATTTAAGGGGATAGCAAAATTGGTTCTTAGGAATTTAAGACACCCCTACGGTGTTTTGAATTCAATACATTACGCCTATGTCCCCGTTCCGGTGTATCATTACTATGCTATATTCCCTGGTAACTATATAACTCGTATTGAGGAGCATAAAAAATTCTACCGGAACTACGATTGGAGCCCATATGACAAGGTCCTTTCAAAGCTTAAGTTCGTTAAAGATTGGAGTGCTTTTTGGGAGATTGTCGCAAAAGAAATTGTTGATACCACCTGGTCTTGGTATGGTAATCGCAAGATTGAAAAATATATAGGACAGCCACCTCTACCAGAGCTGATTAGACCTCTCTGGGGTAAATGGACGTATGTTGTTAGAGAAGAACTTTTTGAATCCACTCATGAGAATTGA
- a CDS encoding sulfatase-like hydrolase/transferase — MKKRPNIFIIVLDTLRKDYSENIERTLEKMGFVNYTHAIAPSPWTIPSHASMLTGLYPSFHRAHETRTKKIPHVKLVQGDSLLTFKLRRAGYTTALLTANFFVHPEFGFKGFDYVYYSPPMTVPSILSQSERKVISDLFSVYQDIHSVAMYLFSRRKYKLLLKSALQYSLNRSYPYIMALIKHWPIEKGITSITKNLDSYLDRLGHSKYYNNFVFINTIEMHEPYLVNDNLSVLSEHLKTGNLDQGFATKWRIRYDTQAKYLVHKLSSLLHVLESHDIFDNSLIVVTSDHGQLLGEHGRIGHGNFLYDELLRVPLLIKYPSFMDVHTSNCIDDEWKWISLNSLKSLTVNIAMNKKGVSDEVLFSDVVFSESYGIAGKVIPNNTTELKNIMHLEKYRIAVYYRTFKGIFNVTNWKFEDIISYDPSISITPNIVSEMKKAVVQFLKRQLLVKRLRKLG, encoded by the coding sequence TTGAAGAAACGCCCCAATATTTTCATAATAGTTTTGGATACCCTCCGGAAGGATTACTCGGAAAATATTGAACGGACACTTGAGAAAATGGGTTTTGTGAATTACACTCATGCTATAGCTCCATCCCCTTGGACGATTCCAAGTCATGCCTCTATGCTGACAGGTTTATATCCCTCATTTCATAGGGCTCATGAAACTCGCACCAAGAAGATACCACATGTTAAGTTGGTACAGGGTGATTCCCTTTTAACATTCAAACTGAGAAGAGCTGGGTATACTACAGCCCTTTTAACGGCTAATTTTTTTGTACATCCTGAATTTGGGTTTAAAGGATTTGACTATGTGTATTATTCTCCTCCAATGACGGTCCCATCGATTCTCTCCCAATCTGAACGAAAAGTTATATCCGATTTGTTTAGTGTGTACCAGGATATTCATTCAGTGGCAATGTATCTGTTTTCACGTAGGAAGTACAAATTGCTCCTTAAAAGCGCCCTTCAATATTCCCTAAATCGTAGCTATCCCTATATTATGGCATTGATAAAACATTGGCCCATTGAAAAAGGAATAACCTCTATAACGAAGAACTTGGATAGTTATCTGGACAGGTTGGGGCATTCAAAATACTATAACAACTTCGTCTTTATAAACACAATTGAGATGCACGAACCGTATCTCGTGAACGACAATTTAAGTGTTCTATCAGAGCACCTAAAAACCGGTAACCTCGACCAAGGATTTGCAACTAAATGGCGGATTCGATATGATACTCAAGCCAAATATTTAGTTCACAAGTTATCATCTTTATTGCACGTTCTCGAGAGTCATGACATTTTTGACAACTCACTTATAGTGGTGACCAGTGACCACGGACAACTATTGGGGGAACATGGTAGGATTGGCCATGGTAATTTTCTGTATGATGAGTTGCTAAGGGTTCCTCTACTCATAAAATATCCTTCCTTTATGGATGTCCACACCTCCAACTGTATCGATGATGAATGGAAGTGGATAAGTTTAAATTCTTTAAAATCTCTCACAGTGAATATTGCTATGAACAAGAAGGGAGTATCTGATGAGGTCCTCTTTTCTGATGTAGTATTCTCTGAGTCCTATGGAATAGCTGGGAAAGTAATCCCCAATAACACCACTGAACTCAAAAATATCATGCACCTTGAGAAGTACAGGATTGCGGTATACTATCGGACTTTTAAAGGAATATTCAATGTGACTAATTGGAAATTTGAAGACATAATCTCGTATGACCCCTCAATCTCTATAACTCCCAATATTGTGAGCGAAATGAAAAAAGCTGTTGTTCAATTTTTAAAACGTCAATTGTTAGTGAAACGTTTACGGAAGCTAGGGTAG
- the rfbD gene encoding dTDP-4-dehydrorhamnose reductase, with protein sequence MRVAIIGANGQLGSDLAEVFKKKGFDVIPLTHKDLDVAVAESLRILKEVKPDIIVNTAAYVRVDDAEVYPEKAFAVNAIGALNVARIADEINAVNVYISTDYVFDGKKGSPYIEKDAPNPINVYGTSKLAGEVFTRNYSHRHYIIRVASLYGKAGARGKGGNFVNWVIEKAKHGENLRVVVDQVMSPTHTRDVAETLAKLLGREPPYGIYHMVNEGYCSWYEFTKTIFDILGWDVEIEPIKSSELNRLAKRPRFSALENRRLHELGLRMPDWRQGLIRYLKTIGLP encoded by the coding sequence ATGAGGGTTGCAATCATAGGGGCAAACGGCCAGCTTGGAAGTGACCTTGCAGAAGTTTTCAAGAAGAAAGGCTTTGATGTTATTCCTTTAACCCATAAAGACCTTGATGTTGCCGTTGCTGAGAGCCTGCGAATTTTAAAGGAGGTTAAACCTGACATAATTGTAAACACCGCCGCCTATGTTCGAGTGGACGATGCCGAGGTCTACCCAGAGAAAGCTTTCGCCGTCAACGCGATAGGCGCGCTGAACGTTGCAAGGATTGCGGATGAGATAAACGCAGTAAATGTTTACATTAGCACAGACTATGTCTTCGACGGGAAAAAAGGAAGCCCCTACATCGAAAAAGATGCCCCAAACCCCATAAATGTCTACGGAACGAGTAAGCTTGCAGGCGAAGTTTTCACACGGAACTACTCACACAGACACTACATCATAAGGGTGGCAAGCCTCTATGGTAAAGCGGGGGCAAGAGGAAAAGGCGGGAACTTCGTAAACTGGGTCATCGAAAAGGCAAAGCACGGGGAGAATCTTAGGGTAGTAGTAGACCAGGTTATGAGCCCCACCCATACCCGAGATGTTGCAGAGACCCTTGCGAAACTTTTGGGGCGTGAACCTCCGTATGGAATCTATCACATGGTGAACGAGGGATATTGCTCATGGTATGAGTTCACCAAAACAATATTTGATATTCTCGGCTGGGATGTTGAGATAGAGCCGATAAAGTCGAGCGAGCTGAATAGACTCGCGAAGAGACCAAGGTTCTCAGCACTGGAAAACAGAAGACTCCATGAGCTCGGCCTAAGGATGCCGGACTGGAGGCAGGGATTAATCAGATATCTAAAAACGATAGGCCTACCCTAG
- the rfbC gene encoding dTDP-4-dehydrorhamnose 3,5-epimerase: MPFEFERLEIQDVILIKPKVFGDERGFFMETYKKPDFERAGIHEEFVQDNQSHSRYGVLRGLHFQREPYAQAKIVRVVRGVIYDVVVDLRKNSPTFGKWVGVILSEFNKWQLYIPRGFAHGFVVLSDVADVVYKVDNVYAPDHEGGIIWNDPELGIDWPVDEPIVSEKDKKWPTLKEAIKKGWVF, translated from the coding sequence ATGCCCTTCGAGTTCGAGAGGCTTGAAATCCAAGACGTTATACTAATCAAACCGAAAGTCTTTGGTGATGAAAGGGGCTTTTTCATGGAGACATACAAAAAGCCGGACTTTGAGCGGGCAGGTATTCATGAAGAGTTCGTTCAAGATAACCAGTCCCACTCTCGTTACGGCGTGTTAAGAGGTCTCCACTTCCAGCGCGAACCCTACGCTCAAGCGAAAATAGTGCGGGTCGTTAGGGGAGTAATCTACGATGTGGTCGTTGACTTACGAAAGAACTCACCAACGTTTGGAAAGTGGGTGGGAGTTATCTTATCAGAGTTCAACAAATGGCAACTCTATATTCCCCGGGGCTTCGCCCACGGTTTTGTCGTGCTAAGCGATGTTGCAGATGTTGTTTACAAGGTGGACAACGTTTACGCTCCCGACCACGAGGGAGGTATTATCTGGAACGACCCCGAACTTGGCATAGACTGGCCAGTAGATGAACCAATAGTCTCAGAGAAGGACAAAAAATGGCCGACGCTGAAAGAGGCCATCAAGAAGGGCTGGGTGTTCTGA
- the rfbB gene encoding dTDP-glucose 4,6-dehydratase: MKLLVTGGMGFIGSNFIRYVLKEHSDWEIINLDKLGYGSNPANLRDLEDDPRYTFVKGDIADFELMKGLVKQVDAVVNFAAESHVDRSISSPDHFLRSNVIGVYTILEAIRKENPEVRLVHISTDEVYGDILKGSFREEDALKPSSPYSATKAAADSLVLGWARTYNLNASITRCTNNYGPYQFPEKLIPKTIIRASMGLKVPIYGTGQNVRDWIYVEDHVRAVERVLLKGEPREIYNVSAGEEKTNLEVVKTILRLLGKDESLIEFVEDRPGHDLRYSLDSWKITRDLKWRPKVSFEEGIHLTVEWYLKNEEWWRPLVNERVLHPTPWKLGW, from the coding sequence ATGAAACTCCTTGTAACCGGCGGAATGGGCTTCATAGGAAGCAACTTCATCCGCTACGTCCTTAAAGAGCATTCTGACTGGGAGATAATCAACCTTGACAAACTCGGCTATGGTTCGAACCCAGCCAACCTAAGAGACCTTGAAGACGACCCTCGCTACACCTTTGTGAAGGGTGATATAGCGGACTTCGAACTCATGAAAGGGCTCGTAAAGCAGGTTGACGCTGTCGTAAACTTTGCCGCTGAAAGCCACGTGGACAGGAGCATCTCAAGTCCCGACCACTTCCTCAGAAGCAATGTGATTGGGGTTTATACAATCCTTGAGGCAATACGAAAGGAGAACCCAGAGGTGAGACTCGTCCATATAAGCACAGATGAGGTCTACGGAGACATACTGAAGGGTTCATTTAGAGAAGAGGACGCGCTGAAGCCCTCATCCCCATACTCAGCGACGAAGGCGGCGGCCGATTCCTTAGTCCTTGGGTGGGCGAGAACTTACAATCTGAACGCATCAATAACCCGCTGTACCAACAACTACGGCCCATACCAGTTTCCAGAGAAGCTCATACCAAAGACGATAATAAGGGCGAGCATGGGGCTCAAAGTTCCAATCTATGGAACTGGCCAGAATGTGAGGGACTGGATTTACGTGGAGGACCATGTGAGAGCCGTCGAGAGAGTTCTACTGAAGGGCGAACCAAGGGAAATCTACAACGTTTCTGCCGGAGAGGAGAAAACGAACCTTGAAGTCGTCAAGACAATTCTCAGGCTTCTCGGCAAGGATGAATCACTCATAGAGTTCGTTGAAGACAGGCCCGGACACGATTTGAGGTACTCCCTTGATTCATGGAAAATAACGAGGGACTTAAAGTGGCGTCCAAAAGTGAGCTTCGAGGAGGGCATACATCTGACGGTTGAGTGGTACTTGAAAAACGAGGAATGGTGGAGACCGCTGGTCAATGAGAGGGTCCTCCACCCGACGCCCTGGAAGCTGGGGTGGTGA